In the Thermodesulfovibrionales bacterium genome, one interval contains:
- a CDS encoding HyaD/HybD family hydrogenase maturation endopeptidase, whose translation MSILVIGLGNILLTDEGIGVHVVNTMKERYTFSPEPEILDGGTLGLDLLHFLEGKDKILLIDAVDFRKEPAHIGVLEDDNIPSQLFTKLSVHHIGLSDLLFAAKLLDMKPSKIRLIGIQPQSLELGLTMTEPIRAIMEDVIDLAVKSLEEWKVACVLRSPQKLSA comes from the coding sequence TTGTCCATACTGGTCATAGGTCTCGGAAACATACTCTTGACGGACGAAGGGATCGGGGTCCATGTCGTCAACACCATGAAGGAACGGTATACCTTTTCTCCGGAGCCGGAGATCCTTGATGGTGGGACGCTGGGCCTTGACCTTCTCCATTTCTTAGAAGGGAAAGACAAGATCCTCCTCATCGACGCCGTCGATTTCAGAAAGGAACCAGCCCATATCGGTGTTCTCGAAGACGATAATATCCCTTCACAGCTCTTCACAAAGCTCTCGGTGCACCATATCGGGCTCTCTGACCTCCTCTTTGCTGCAAAATTGCTTGACATGAAACCATCGAAGATTCGCCTCATCGGGATCCAGCCGCAATCCCTTGAACTCGGACTTACCATGACAGAGCCCATTCGTGCTATTATGGAAGATGTGATCGACCTCGCTGTCAAATCTTTGGAGGAGTGGAAAGTAGCATGTGTCTTGCGGTCCCCTCAGAAATTATCAGCATAA